One region of Anaeromyxobacter paludicola genomic DNA includes:
- a CDS encoding PKD domain-containing protein, with protein sequence MSPRAPVRAFLILAVFAVAFPGRAAALQKRNTGPTIDGVQVAANPVPANGSVNVQCSAHEVDGGNVRQFKFTVSGGTLPGGGTVATVDVTPATSASATIVWSTPAPGSYTITCDAIDDDVGLYGGNAWALVPMTVTVTTVVTAPPPVVDEVSGPAGEVLPGTKVTLAIQAHDPSGGSLSYAWTSTGGTLLASGATATWTAPTAPGGYGVTVTVTNAAGVTVSSTFSLPVVLAIYEGHLESTFGAPQRVAVAPSGDLYVVDGMTKQLFAVTRDGRLMGNYALPGRPVAVAYANDQLMVSTDDSKLLAIDPASGRVIRTQLLSGIAVALAYDPASALLWAAERSMNRVRAFRANGTVALALTQAGANPLLSPVALAVDGPRGVLWVAQSSNELGPVAHAFSLSGTYLLSTVGFGSGPGQVTRVGGIATDANGLLYLADIFQGKVQVVSSNGAFVATLGQFGTQAGQLQQPSDVALLPNQDVVVLNQGAGTLERYGAAHPLPACPGDSDCDGMPDWWELKNGLNPNWAGDALMDLDGDGLTNLAEYKLGTNPRLADGPYAPQSTPADTRPALIVPPAKVSDPGLVRFAASVRSGSASCKVSWKQRLGPAVTLRGADTLSPSFVGRATARYQFQGVATCGTATSAPAVLEASIRNVPPRADAGRVAVLRAGSRATLDGRLSSDANGDALGFAWDQSSGAPLMGAAAGATLSVKLAQPGFFAFQLAATDPAGARATAEAPLLVLGAAGESPTASVVSPVTAAVGAPVTLDASASFVPGAVTYQWVQVAGTPVVLSGADGPSPTFTPTLSGAYAFQLTLVAGPLRSPPARVDVYAGPGGALAQAAIAPVTGTATAGEPVTLDGASSTGAAGNGLTYAWRQVSGPAAGLTDADRAVATVVPFSPGAYVFELTVSEGGVPGLPARVALRATSAAAGQGLPVAAAAGPAPALAGTSLSLDGTGSYDPDRHFLRYRWTQTSGPWVLLDDPTSATPSFRPLRPGRYGFELEVDDGRLRSAPAAVTVTVLATQGSAP encoded by the coding sequence GTGAGCCCCCGTGCCCCTGTTCGCGCTTTCCTGATCCTGGCCGTCTTCGCGGTTGCGTTCCCCGGCCGAGCCGCGGCGCTGCAGAAGCGCAACACCGGCCCGACGATCGACGGGGTGCAGGTGGCGGCGAACCCGGTCCCCGCCAACGGCTCGGTCAACGTCCAGTGCTCGGCCCACGAGGTGGACGGCGGCAACGTCCGCCAGTTCAAGTTCACGGTGTCGGGCGGGACGCTGCCCGGCGGCGGGACCGTCGCCACCGTGGACGTCACCCCCGCGACCTCCGCCTCCGCGACGATCGTCTGGTCCACCCCGGCCCCCGGCAGCTACACCATCACCTGCGACGCCATCGACGACGACGTCGGCCTGTACGGCGGCAACGCCTGGGCCCTCGTCCCGATGACCGTGACGGTCACGACGGTCGTCACCGCGCCGCCTCCCGTGGTGGACGAGGTCTCCGGCCCCGCCGGCGAGGTGCTGCCGGGCACCAAGGTCACGCTCGCCATCCAGGCCCACGACCCGAGCGGCGGCTCGCTCTCCTACGCGTGGACCTCGACCGGCGGCACCCTGCTGGCGAGCGGCGCCACCGCGACCTGGACCGCGCCCACGGCGCCCGGCGGCTACGGCGTCACCGTCACCGTGACGAACGCCGCCGGCGTCACCGTCTCGAGCACCTTCTCGCTGCCGGTGGTGCTCGCGATCTACGAGGGTCACCTCGAGTCCACCTTCGGCGCCCCCCAGCGCGTCGCGGTGGCGCCCAGCGGCGACCTCTACGTCGTGGACGGCATGACGAAGCAGCTCTTCGCGGTCACGCGCGACGGGCGCCTCATGGGCAACTACGCCCTGCCCGGACGTCCGGTCGCCGTGGCCTACGCGAACGACCAGCTGATGGTCTCCACCGACGACTCCAAGCTGCTGGCCATCGACCCGGCGAGCGGCCGCGTCATCCGGACCCAGCTGCTGAGCGGGATCGCCGTGGCCCTCGCCTACGACCCCGCCAGCGCCCTGCTCTGGGCCGCCGAGCGGAGCATGAACCGCGTCCGCGCCTTCCGCGCCAACGGGACGGTCGCGCTCGCGCTGACGCAGGCCGGGGCGAATCCGCTCCTGAGCCCGGTGGCGCTCGCCGTGGACGGTCCCCGCGGCGTCCTCTGGGTGGCGCAGTCCTCGAACGAGCTCGGCCCGGTGGCGCACGCCTTCTCGCTCTCGGGCACCTACCTCCTGAGCACGGTCGGCTTCGGCAGCGGCCCGGGGCAGGTCACGCGGGTCGGCGGCATCGCCACCGACGCCAACGGGCTCCTGTACCTGGCCGACATCTTCCAGGGCAAGGTGCAGGTGGTGAGCTCGAACGGCGCGTTCGTCGCCACCCTGGGGCAGTTCGGGACGCAGGCCGGGCAGCTGCAGCAGCCCTCCGACGTGGCCCTCCTGCCGAACCAGGACGTCGTCGTCCTGAACCAGGGCGCCGGCACGCTCGAGCGGTACGGCGCCGCCCACCCCCTCCCGGCCTGCCCGGGCGACTCCGACTGCGACGGCATGCCCGACTGGTGGGAGCTCAAGAACGGGCTCAACCCGAACTGGGCGGGCGACGCGCTCATGGACCTCGACGGCGACGGGCTCACCAACCTGGCGGAGTACAAGCTCGGGACCAACCCGCGGCTCGCCGACGGTCCGTACGCCCCGCAGAGCACCCCCGCCGACACCAGGCCGGCGCTCATCGTGCCGCCGGCGAAGGTGAGCGACCCCGGCCTGGTGCGCTTCGCCGCCTCCGTCCGCTCGGGCTCGGCGAGCTGCAAGGTGAGCTGGAAGCAGCGGCTCGGACCGGCCGTGACGCTGCGCGGCGCCGACACCCTCTCGCCCTCGTTCGTGGGGCGCGCCACCGCCCGCTACCAGTTCCAGGGCGTCGCCACCTGCGGGACCGCGACGAGCGCCCCGGCGGTGCTGGAGGCCAGCATTCGCAACGTGCCGCCCCGCGCGGACGCCGGCCGCGTGGCCGTGCTCCGGGCCGGGAGCCGCGCCACCCTCGACGGCCGGCTCTCCAGCGACGCCAACGGCGACGCGCTCGGCTTCGCCTGGGATCAGTCCTCCGGCGCCCCGCTGATGGGCGCGGCCGCCGGCGCCACCCTCTCGGTGAAGCTCGCGCAGCCCGGCTTCTTCGCCTTCCAGCTCGCGGCCACCGATCCGGCCGGCGCGCGCGCCACCGCCGAGGCGCCGCTCCTCGTCCTCGGCGCCGCCGGCGAGAGCCCCACCGCCTCGGTGGTGAGCCCGGTGACCGCCGCCGTCGGCGCGCCGGTCACGCTCGACGCCTCGGCCAGCTTCGTCCCCGGCGCCGTGACCTACCAGTGGGTCCAGGTGGCGGGCACGCCGGTCGTGCTCTCCGGGGCCGACGGTCCGTCGCCGACCTTCACCCCGACGCTGTCCGGCGCCTACGCCTTCCAGCTGACCCTGGTCGCCGGCCCGCTCCGCTCGCCGCCGGCCCGGGTGGACGTCTACGCCGGTCCGGGCGGAGCGCTGGCCCAGGCCGCCATCGCGCCGGTCACGGGCACCGCCACCGCGGGCGAGCCCGTGACGCTCGACGGCGCGTCGAGCACCGGCGCCGCCGGGAACGGCCTCACCTACGCCTGGCGGCAGGTCTCCGGCCCGGCCGCCGGGCTCACCGACGCCGACCGCGCGGTCGCCACGGTGGTGCCCTTCTCTCCCGGCGCGTACGTCTTCGAGCTGACCGTCTCCGAGGGCGGCGTGCCCGGGCTGCCGGCCCGCGTGGCCCTGCGGGCGACCAGCGCGGCCGCCGGGCAGGGGCTCCCGGTCGCGGCGGCCGCGGGGCCGGCGCCGGCGCTCGCCGGCACCTCGCTCTCGCTCGACGGCACGGGGAGCTACGACCCCGACCGCCACTTCCTGCGCTACCGCTGGACGCAGACCAGCGGCCCGTGGGTCCTCCTCGACGACCCGACGTCGGCCACCCCCTCCTTCCGCCCCCTCCGGCCCGGCCGCTACGGGTTCGAGCTCGAGGTGGACGACGGGCGCCTCCGGAGCGCGCCCGCGGCCGTGACCGTCACCGTCCTCGCCACTCAAGGGAGTGCGCCATGA
- a CDS encoding cytochrome c biogenesis protein ResB codes for MAVLRHVLGWLRSPRLALGLIAFLAAWCGVGAWASFARGSAPAPGWAAATGLDRPFSSWPFLAGNALLFASTAACALPRWRRCLAASRGALPPGAAPFPARPGQDLESFLRARGFARRGDALVRWRAGFWGGWILHLGLLGLLASVAVQQLFHDEGLFRLASGEAVSLDQPGVVFGRERGPLAPESPPAVEATLAAFDPFQRQAGYVIDRRSRLGLRSRAGRLTATLDRAAGVTFEGIDFFQAIPTGLALRLEWPDGRYTVLDLLEAGEHRSVVGVDDPMLGRGTFVAESERDVHDQAGTGRLSVRFETAEGARLVSDAAPFGPTGARLARVDRWGEYKYSRDPGLPGVLASFLLLLAGSALLAVPAGVARLGGEGEPWAGLVFVQRGGEALRSDWEGAASVEGDGEE; via the coding sequence ATGGCAGTTCTCCGTCACGTCCTCGGCTGGCTGCGCTCCCCGCGGCTGGCGCTGGGCCTCATCGCGTTCCTGGCGGCCTGGTGCGGGGTGGGCGCGTGGGCGAGCTTCGCCCGGGGGTCGGCACCGGCGCCGGGCTGGGCGGCCGCGACCGGGCTCGATCGGCCCTTCTCGTCCTGGCCGTTCCTCGCCGGGAACGCCCTCCTGTTCGCGAGCACCGCCGCCTGCGCCCTCCCGCGCTGGCGCCGGTGCCTGGCCGCGAGCCGGGGGGCCCTGCCGCCCGGCGCGGCGCCCTTCCCCGCCCGCCCGGGCCAGGACCTGGAGTCCTTCCTGCGCGCCCGCGGCTTCGCGCGGCGGGGCGACGCGCTCGTCCGCTGGCGCGCCGGGTTCTGGGGCGGCTGGATCCTGCACCTCGGCCTGCTCGGCCTCCTCGCGTCGGTGGCCGTCCAGCAGCTCTTCCACGACGAGGGGCTCTTCCGGCTGGCCAGCGGCGAGGCCGTGAGCCTCGACCAGCCCGGGGTGGTGTTCGGCCGCGAGCGCGGCCCGCTGGCGCCGGAGTCGCCCCCCGCGGTGGAGGCCACGCTGGCGGCCTTCGACCCCTTCCAGCGGCAGGCGGGCTACGTCATCGATCGCCGCAGCCGGCTCGGGCTCCGCTCGCGCGCCGGACGGCTCACGGCGACGCTCGACCGCGCCGCCGGCGTGACGTTCGAGGGGATCGACTTCTTCCAGGCCATCCCCACCGGGCTCGCGCTCCGGCTCGAGTGGCCCGACGGCCGCTACACGGTCCTCGACCTGCTGGAGGCCGGGGAGCACCGGTCCGTGGTGGGGGTGGACGACCCGATGCTCGGGCGCGGCACCTTCGTCGCCGAGTCCGAGCGCGACGTCCACGACCAGGCGGGGACCGGCCGGCTCTCGGTGCGGTTCGAGACGGCCGAGGGGGCGCGCCTGGTGTCGGACGCGGCGCCGTTCGGCCCCACCGGCGCCCGCCTGGCCCGGGTCGATCGCTGGGGAGAGTACAAGTACAGCCGGGACCCGGGCCTGCCCGGCGTCCTCGCGTCGTTCCTGCTCCTGCTGGCCGGCTCGGCGCTGCTCGCCGTCCCGGCCGGCGTGGCCCGGCTCGGCGGCGAGGGCGAACCGTGGGCCGGTCTGGTATTCGTGCAGCGGGGGGGAGAGGCGCTGCGCTCCGACTGGGAGGGCGCCGCGTCCGTGGAAGGAGACGGAGAGGAATGA